CTATGCGAATACTCATGCATTTCCGTCTGTTCCGATAAGCGCTGGCTTAGGGGGTCGCTGGACGTTCCGGTACACTCCGCCGGAATATCAGGATATCGTCGGTTACAACGGTAATGTCGACAAGTCCGGCACGACGAACCAAGTGTTCCAATTAATGAACATGTTCTTTTTTAACCGTTGCTTCCCATATTGTGGCGGATTTGGCCTATCCGCCATAATCCTGAACTATGAACCGCCGACCGGCTCTTCAGCATGGCGCGGAACTGGTCCACGCTATACCGCCGCCTTCTCCACGAGCGTTACCGTTGGACACAGCCCGAGCGGCCAAGGACGTTGGATCATCAACTTGTACGACCCAGTTACCTGGGCGGTTACCTCGTCCGAGCCTGGAACCAAAGGGCAGCCGGGGCAGGTTCAGTGGGGAGTGAGCAGCACGCTATTGGCTACCGCAATATGGATTCACCATAGTTGGCGGCTCAACACCTCAATCGGATATACGATGCCGGGTTACCAATGGGTCTGGAATCTCAACCCGAACTATCTCCTCTCCCGTCGCTTCGTCGTTGGAGCCAACTATGGAGGCGCCGGCGTCGCCTTGAGTACGTCGACCGGCGTGCCCCCGACCTTTATGTCACTCAACAACACGACGCGCCCGCGTTTCCTCGACATCACGCTTATGTACTTGCTCGGCCCGGCGACTCCGCCGATCAAAGGACTTCCCGAACCACCGCCAGGGGATTGAGGAAGCCGGAGATTCTGTTACGCGCGCTCGCCTGCAGCGTCGTACTGCTAACGGCGGCCGGAGCACCGGCCGCCGTTCACGCGCAGGAGGCGTCAGCACCGGTGCCGTCGCCGGCCGTGGCATCCACTCCGTCGCCCTCGCCGCTGCAGTCGGAAGAACCGCCGCCCGGCCTCGATCGTAGCGTTCACCTCGGCGCCGCAGTGCTGACCGATTACACGTTCTTCTCGCAGGACGAGACGAACGTCAAGCAGGTCGGCGTGCAGCCGAGTCAGCCGCAGTTGCGCGCCGCGCGCCTCGTCGTGCAAGGCGACCTCACCCCCGGCATGTATTACTACTTCGCGCCGAACTTCAACGGCCTCAACGTCACGCCGCCGAAGGATCAGTTTCAGATCTACGACCTCTATCTCGGCTTCAAGACGCCGGTCGGGCTGCTCACGGTCGGCCAGCAGAAAGAGACCTTCGTTTTCGAGATGGTTGGCCTTGCGATGAACTTGCCCCAGCAGGAGCGCGTCCTCACTCCGTTCTTTCAGTCGCGTGCCGCCGGGATAAAACTCGCAAGCCCGGTCTTCCGTGCGGAACGTGCGACATATTCCCTTGGCTGGTATCCGCTCAACTACGACGGCAATCAGTTCACGAGCCGGGTGACGTATCTGCCGTACATCTCTAACGACAACTCGCAATACGTGCACGTCGGCGCCGACTACCGCTACCTCGGATCGGCCAACCATATGCTGCAGTTCAGCGGCAAGCCGGAGTCCGACGTCGCCGACAGCTACGTCAACACCGGCAAGTTCTTGGCGAACTACGCCAACGAACTCAATTACGAGTTCGTCGCGACGGTCAAGTCGTACTCTCTCTACGGCGAGTACGCGCGGGCGTGGGTCAACGCGCCGGCGTCGCTCGATCCGGAGTTCTTTGGCTACTATATCCTCGGCAGCTGGGTGATCACCGGCGAGAGCCGGCCCTACGATCGCGCAACCGGGTACGGAAAACGCATCATCCCGACGAAGCCTTCGGGGGCATGGGAACTGGTCGCTCGCTTCTCTCGCGACAATCTCAACTCGGGATTGGTCAACGGCGGCACGATGGGGCTCGGCTACGCCGGCGTCAACTGGTGGCGCAACGCGTACTGGAAGTTTGGAGTCGGTTACGGATTCACCGGGCTGACCGCCGACCACGCATTCGGCATCATGAACCGGGTCCAGTTACGCGTACAGTGGTCGCACTGAGGCTCGGACTGGGACTCGCGCTCGCCCTCTTTCCTCTCCAAGCCCTGGCGCAGACGGCAGCCCCATCCCCATCGCCGTCACCGCAGCCGCGGCCGACTCCGCCGCCGCTCGGAGAGTATGTATCGGTCGAAGACGAGTTTTCGCCGCATTACTACGGCGAGAGCGGTTCGAGTAATCTCGTCAACTGGCGCGCTCAGGTGCCCTACGACGACTCCGCGTACCTCGTGCGATTGAAGCTGCCGGTCGTTACCGGCGCGCCCCCCGAGTCGTTGACCGGCGCGGGCGATCTCGCCGCCACGAACCTCGCCGCGATCGAGTACGACGCCTCGCACGTGCTTGCCGGCGTGACGACTCGTTTTCCCACCGCAAACGACTCGCTGGGATCGCATAAATACTCGATCGGTCCCGCGTTTGGAATCGTCAAACCGACGGGACTTTGGAGCTTCGGATTCTACTCCGAGAGCTATTTTTCGGTCATCGGACCGAAGTCGTATCCGGGCGTCGGCAAATCGAAGATCGCGCCGGTCTTGAGCGTCGTGCTGCCGCGCGGCTGGGTCGTCGGCTTCTCGACGATGCAGTTCACCTACGATTACGTCGTCAACCGCTGGACCGACGTCCCCGTCGGTCTCCGCCTCGAGCACCGCGGCATCTTCGGGCTCCCGCAGTTTCGCGTCTATGGTGACGCGGAGCGAAACTTCGCGCACACGAGCGACACCCCGTCGTGGACGTACCGCATCGGGCTCCGTTGGACGATCGCCGGGCCCCCGTGACCC
The sequence above is drawn from the Candidatus Binatia bacterium genome and encodes:
- a CDS encoding porin; the encoded protein is MRKPEILLRALACSVVLLTAAGAPAAVHAQEASAPVPSPAVASTPSPSPLQSEEPPPGLDRSVHLGAAVLTDYTFFSQDETNVKQVGVQPSQPQLRAARLVVQGDLTPGMYYYFAPNFNGLNVTPPKDQFQIYDLYLGFKTPVGLLTVGQQKETFVFEMVGLAMNLPQQERVLTPFFQSRAAGIKLASPVFRAERATYSLGWYPLNYDGNQFTSRVTYLPYISNDNSQYVHVGADYRYLGSANHMLQFSGKPESDVADSYVNTGKFLANYANELNYEFVATVKSYSLYGEYARAWVNAPASLDPEFFGYYILGSWVITGESRPYDRATGYGKRIIPTKPSGAWELVARFSRDNLNSGLVNGGTMGLGYAGVNWWRNAYWKFGVGYGFTGLTADHAFGIMNRVQLRVQWSH